One Bacillus amyloliquefaciens DSM 7 = ATCC 23350 DNA window includes the following coding sequences:
- a CDS encoding iron-containing alcohol dehydrogenase, translating to MENFTYYNPTKLIFGKGQIDQLKKELKQYGKNVLLVYGGGSIKRNGLYDQVTGILKEEGASVHELAGVEPNPRLATVNKGIELCRQHEIDFLLAVGGGSVIDCTKAIAAGAKYDGDAWDIYSKKVTAQDALPFGTVLTLAATGSEMNPDSVITNWETNEKFVWGSNVTHPRFSILDPENTFSVPENQTVYGMVDMMSHVFEQYFHNVENTPLQDRMCFAVLQTVIETAPKLLEDLGNYKHRETILYAGTIALNGTLQMGYFGDWASHTMEHAVSAVYDIPHAGGLAILFPNWMRYTLDTNVDRFKNLMLNMFDIDTEGKTDKEIALEGIDKLSAFWSSLGAPSRLADYDIGEDKLELIADIAAKEMEHGGFGNFQKLNKDDVLAILKASL from the coding sequence ATGGAGAACTTTACGTACTACAATCCGACGAAACTGATTTTCGGAAAAGGTCAAATCGACCAATTGAAAAAAGAGCTGAAGCAATACGGGAAAAATGTACTGCTTGTATACGGAGGCGGCAGCATTAAGAGAAACGGCCTGTATGACCAAGTAACAGGCATCTTAAAAGAAGAAGGCGCATCTGTTCATGAGCTTGCGGGCGTTGAACCAAACCCGCGTCTGGCAACGGTGAATAAAGGAATTGAGCTGTGCAGACAGCATGAGATTGATTTTCTTCTCGCAGTCGGCGGCGGAAGTGTCATCGACTGTACAAAAGCGATTGCGGCCGGAGCGAAGTATGACGGCGACGCATGGGACATTTACAGCAAAAAAGTAACAGCGCAGGACGCGCTTCCGTTCGGCACGGTGCTGACGCTTGCGGCGACTGGCTCTGAAATGAACCCGGATTCCGTTATCACAAATTGGGAAACAAATGAAAAATTCGTATGGGGCAGCAATGTCACTCATCCGCGTTTCTCCATTTTAGACCCTGAGAATACATTCAGCGTACCTGAAAACCAAACCGTATACGGCATGGTGGATATGATGAGCCACGTATTTGAACAATATTTCCACAATGTTGAAAACACGCCGCTTCAGGACAGAATGTGCTTTGCGGTACTTCAGACGGTAATTGAAACAGCGCCGAAGCTTTTGGAAGACCTCGGGAACTATAAGCACCGCGAAACGATTTTATACGCGGGTACGATCGCATTAAACGGCACGCTGCAGATGGGCTATTTCGGCGATTGGGCTTCCCACACGATGGAGCACGCCGTATCAGCCGTATATGACATCCCTCACGCGGGAGGACTCGCGATTTTGTTCCCGAACTGGATGAGATACACGCTTGATACAAATGTAGACCGTTTTAAAAACCTCATGCTCAACATGTTTGACATTGATACTGAAGGCAAAACGGATAAAGAAATTGCGCTCGAAGGTATCGATAAATTGTCAGCGTTCTGGTCAAGCCTCGGCGCGCCGTCCCGCCTTGCGGATTATGACATCGGCGAAGACAAGCTTGAACTGATCGCAGACATCGCCGCAAAAGAAATGGAACACGGCGGATTCGGCAATTTCCAAAAACTGAACAAAGATGACGTGCTTGCGATACTGAAGGCGTCTCTGTAA
- a CDS encoding DUF378 domain-containing protein — MSVIQRICLVLTIIGAINWGLIGFFQFDLVAAIFGGQGSALSRIIYGLVGIAGLINLGLLFKPNEETSREEATNPEVR; from the coding sequence ATGAGTGTTATTCAGCGTATCTGTCTCGTTTTAACGATTATCGGCGCTATTAACTGGGGACTGATCGGATTTTTCCAATTTGATTTAGTAGCAGCCATCTTCGGCGGCCAAGGATCAGCTCTGTCGCGGATTATTTACGGCCTTGTCGGCATCGCCGGTCTGATCAATCTCGGCCTGCTGTTTAAGCCGAACGAAGAAACATCCCGCGAGGAAGCAACAAATCCGGAAGTCAGATAA
- a CDS encoding glucose-6-phosphate isomerase: protein MTHVRFDYSRALPFFNEHELTYARDFVKTAHHNIHEKTGAGSDFLGWVDLPENYDKEEFARIKKSAEKIKSDSDVLLVVGIGGSYLGARAAIEALNHSFYIVLPKDKRKNPQVIFIGNNISSTYMKDVMDLLEDADFSINVISKSGTTTEPAIAFRIFRKLLEEKYGKEEAKARIYATTDKERGALKTLSNEEGFESFVIPDDVGGRFSVLTAVGLLPIAVSGADIDEMMKGALDASKDFSSSELEENAAYQYAVVRNVLYNKGRTIEMLINYEPALQYFAEWWKQLFGESEGKDEKGIYPSSANFSTDLHSLGQYVQEGRRDLFETVLNVEKPKHELTIEEAENDLDGLNYLAGKTVDFVNKKAFQGTMLAHTDGKVPNLIVNIPELNAYTFGYLVYFFEKAVAMSGYLLGVNPFDQPGVEAYKVNMFALLGKPGFEEKKAELEKRLEK from the coding sequence ATGACGCATGTACGCTTTGATTACTCAAGAGCGTTACCATTTTTCAATGAACATGAACTTACATACGCACGTGATTTCGTAAAAACGGCACACCATAATATCCATGAAAAAACAGGCGCCGGAAGCGACTTTTTAGGCTGGGTGGACCTCCCTGAAAACTACGATAAAGAAGAATTCGCGCGCATTAAAAAAAGCGCTGAAAAAATTAAATCAGATTCAGACGTGCTCCTCGTCGTCGGAATCGGCGGTTCATACTTAGGCGCCCGGGCGGCGATTGAAGCGCTCAATCATTCTTTCTATATTGTCCTGCCGAAAGATAAACGCAAAAACCCTCAAGTTATCTTTATCGGCAACAATATCAGCTCAACTTATATGAAAGACGTTATGGATCTTTTGGAAGACGCTGATTTCTCTATCAATGTAATTTCTAAATCCGGCACGACGACGGAGCCTGCGATCGCTTTCCGGATTTTCCGCAAACTTCTAGAAGAAAAATACGGAAAAGAAGAAGCGAAAGCGCGGATTTACGCGACGACAGATAAAGAGCGCGGCGCTTTAAAAACGCTTTCTAATGAAGAAGGCTTTGAATCATTCGTTATTCCTGATGATGTCGGCGGACGTTTCTCCGTTCTGACTGCGGTGGGCCTTCTGCCGATTGCGGTAAGCGGGGCTGATATCGATGAAATGATGAAGGGCGCTCTGGATGCAAGCAAAGACTTTTCCAGCTCGGAATTAGAAGAGAATGCGGCTTATCAATACGCCGTCGTCCGCAATGTTCTGTATAATAAAGGAAGAACCATTGAAATGCTCATCAACTACGAGCCTGCGCTGCAATACTTTGCAGAATGGTGGAAGCAGCTCTTCGGCGAAAGTGAAGGAAAAGACGAGAAAGGAATCTATCCTTCTTCCGCTAACTTCTCAACAGACCTTCACTCTCTCGGACAATACGTGCAGGAAGGCAGACGCGATCTGTTTGAAACTGTATTAAACGTTGAAAAACCGAAGCATGAGCTGACTATTGAAGAAGCGGAAAATGATCTTGACGGCTTAAATTATTTAGCCGGCAAAACGGTCGATTTCGTCAACAAAAAAGCGTTCCAAGGCACGATGCTTGCCCATACAGACGGAAAAGTGCCTAACTTAATTGTCAACATTCCGGAGCTTAACGCATATACATTTGGATATCTCGTCTATTTCTTTGAAAAAGCGGTGGCGATGAGCGGTTACCTGCTCGGAGTCAACCCGTTTGATCAGCCGGGTGTTGAAGCCTATAAGGTGAATATGTTCGCGCTTCTCGGCAAACCGGGATTTGAAGAGAAAAAAGCAGAGCTTGAAAAACGCCTTGAAAAATAA
- the yugI gene encoding S1 domain-containing post-transcriptional regulator GSP13, whose amino-acid sequence MAAKFEVGSVYTGKVTGLQAYGAFVALDEETQGLVHISEVTHGFVKDINEHLSIGDEVQVKVLAVDEEKGKISLSIRATQAAPERKESKPRKPKAAQVSEEASAPQGFNTLKDKLEEWIEQSNRKDLIKK is encoded by the coding sequence ATGGCAGCAAAATTTGAAGTGGGCAGTGTTTACACTGGTAAAGTAACAGGATTACAAGCGTATGGTGCGTTTGTTGCATTAGATGAAGAAACTCAAGGACTTGTGCACATTTCTGAAGTCACTCACGGTTTCGTAAAAGACATCAATGAACATCTTTCAATCGGTGACGAAGTACAAGTAAAAGTACTTGCAGTTGACGAAGAAAAAGGTAAAATCAGCCTTTCTATCCGTGCGACTCAAGCTGCGCCTGAAAGAAAAGAAAGCAAACCAAGAAAACCAAAAGCGGCTCAAGTTTCTGAAGAAGCTTCTGCTCCGCAAGGTTTCAACACACTGAAAGATAAGCTTGAAGAGTGGATTGAACAGTCCAACCGCAAAGACCTTATCAAAAAATAA
- a CDS encoding iron-containing alcohol dehydrogenase: MQNFTYWNPTKLIFGKGEVEKLPEEIKPYGKNVLLVYGGGSIKRNGLYDQVTELLKKAGVTVHELAGVEPNPRVSTVNKGVALCKENNIDFLLAVGGGSVIDCTKAIAAGAKYDGDAWDIVTKKHQPKEALPFGTVLTLAATGSEMNSGSVITNWETQEKYGWGSPLVYPKFSILDPVNTFTVPKDHTIYGMVDMMSHVFEQYFHHTSNTPYQDRMCESLLRTVIETAPKLINDLENYELRETILYTGTIALNGMLSMGARGDWATHNIEHAVSAVYDIPHAGGLAILFPNWMRHVLKENPARFKQLAVRVFDIAETGRSDEEIALEGISRLSAFWTSLGAPNRLADYDISDEKLDTIADKAMANGAFGQFKSLQKEDVLAILKASL; this comes from the coding sequence ATGCAAAACTTTACATATTGGAATCCGACGAAATTGATTTTCGGAAAGGGAGAGGTTGAAAAACTTCCTGAAGAAATCAAGCCGTACGGAAAAAACGTGCTGCTCGTATACGGAGGCGGCAGCATTAAGCGCAACGGTCTTTACGATCAAGTAACCGAGCTGCTGAAAAAAGCAGGAGTTACCGTACATGAATTGGCAGGCGTAGAGCCGAATCCGCGTGTCTCAACGGTAAACAAAGGTGTTGCGCTCTGTAAAGAAAACAACATCGATTTCTTATTGGCCGTCGGCGGCGGAAGTGTCATTGACTGCACGAAAGCCATCGCGGCGGGTGCTAAATATGATGGTGACGCATGGGATATCGTCACGAAAAAACACCAGCCGAAAGAAGCGCTGCCGTTCGGAACAGTGCTGACGCTTGCGGCGACCGGATCAGAGATGAACTCCGGATCAGTCATCACAAACTGGGAGACACAAGAGAAATACGGATGGGGAAGCCCGCTCGTTTATCCTAAATTCTCTATTCTTGATCCGGTAAACACATTTACCGTTCCAAAAGACCACACCATTTATGGCATGGTCGATATGATGAGCCACGTATTTGAACAATATTTCCACCACACGTCAAACACGCCGTATCAGGACCGGATGTGTGAATCGCTTCTGCGCACGGTGATTGAAACAGCGCCGAAGCTGATCAATGATCTGGAGAACTACGAGCTTCGTGAGACGATTTTATATACAGGCACAATCGCATTGAACGGAATGCTGTCAATGGGCGCAAGAGGGGATTGGGCCACACACAACATCGAGCATGCGGTGTCTGCGGTTTACGATATACCGCACGCGGGAGGTTTGGCGATTCTGTTCCCGAACTGGATGAGACATGTACTCAAAGAAAATCCGGCCCGCTTTAAACAGCTTGCCGTCCGTGTCTTTGATATTGCCGAGACAGGCAGATCAGATGAAGAGATCGCGCTTGAAGGGATCAGCAGGCTGTCTGCGTTCTGGACGAGCCTCGGCGCTCCGAACAGACTCGCTGATTATGACATTTCTGACGAGAAGCTGGATACGATTGCTGATAAAGCGATGGCAAACGGCGCATTCGGACAGTTCAAATCACTGCAAAAAGAAGATGTGCTTGCGATACTGAAAGCATCATTGTAA